The region TAGTCCCTGGggaccgagagggaacgtgtctagtttgtgaaggaagtgcagGTCCTGTTGCTTCGTTGGCTtcgaaacttctcgtgctctcaaaggaggccatgAAAAGACATGTGCCAAGCCCCCGCATTTTTCGGACCCGCCTGCAATATTTGATACATTTATTACACTACTAGGGTTTCACCGCCGAAAATTGCAGATCTGTAAGGCGCCACATGAAATCATGCCCAGAAGTGTCATGGGAAATCATATTTGATGTCTTTGCGACAAGCGTAGGCCTTATGCGGACGAGAGAAGGGCATGCCCGGACATCGGGGGGTGAAATTACCTCGGCGGCTTGCCTGATCCAACTGTTTAAATCCTTGGAAAACCATACAATGCCAGAAATCCTCGGAAGCTGGCACGGTGTCATCACATGGCCCCTATAGGGTGTGGTAGAACTTTGGGCACGTTTTGATTATGCCACATCTTAGGCCACTTGTAAACTACACCACCTCCGAGGTAGTCTCTTGGTACCAAGAAGGATTGTGTCgggtttgtgaaggaagtgtcggtCTTGTTGCTCTGTTGGCCTCAAAACTTCTCGTGCTTTCAAACGAGGCCTTCGAATGACACGTGCCAGGCCCCCGCATTTTCTGGACCCGCATGTAATATTTTCTGGAAATTGCAGATCTGCAAGGCGCCATATGAAAGCTTGCCCAGAAGCGGCATGGAAAATACTATGTGATGTCTTTGCGACATGCGTATGCCTtatgcggacgagggaggggtacacCCTTACACCCGGGGCGGTATTATGTCCGCGACATGCCTGATCCAACCATTTAAAGTGTCGAAAAATCGTACGATGCCGGAAATCCTCGGGAGCTGGCATGGTGTCATCACATGGGCCCTTTAGGGTGTGGTAGAAGTTTCGACACGTCTTGAATACGCCTCATCTGAGGCCACTTGTGAACTACCACCAGCTCCGAGGTAGTCTCTGTgtaccgagagggaacgtgtcgggTTTGTGAAGGCAGTGCGGGTCATGTTGCTCTGTTGGCCTAGAAGTTCTTATGCTCTCAAAGGAGGCCTTCGAATGACACGTGCCAGGCCCCCGCATTTTTCGGACCCGCCTGtaatatttgagacatttattgcaCTGCTATGGTTTCTGCGTCAGAAATTGCAGATCTGCAAGGTGACAGATGAAATCATGCCCAGAAGCGGCATGAGAAATCCTATGTGATCTCTTTGCGACATGCGTAGGCCTTGTGCGGACGAGGGTGAGGCAGGCCCAGCCACCTACTTCGGGTTGCCAAGTGCCCGACCGTGTTTTGGCTCCCAGCAAAGAGCCAAGCACTGGGTGTAGAGTGAATTTTCAGTAATGACTTTTGAATGTGATCATAATATGGGTAACCTAGGGGGTCAGAAGAGTACACTAGTTACTTTTGCATGTGATCATAAAGCGGCGTTAAATTGGGAGTTTCAAAAATAAGACCCATAAAACTAGTCGGGAGAAATTGGGTGAGAAAGAAATAACAATAAATAGTTAAGATAAATGCAATGAAAATTATTTTAAACCAATTTTCCATAAATTTCATGGGTTGCCAACATAGCCGAGTGCTATCATACGGCACACGACTTATGTACTGTATAAGCCGAGTGTTATCTCAGGGCACACGGCTTATGTACTGTATAAGCCGAGTGCTATCCCGCGGCACACGGCTTATAGGATGATCTGTGACGGCGCCGTCAGCTACCTCCGTTGTAGACACGTGGCAGATGTCTTTGCTGAGTGTCAGCTGGAAGCCGAGTGCTTTTTTCTATAGATACCGTGTGCTCACTATAAGCCGAGGGCTTTTTTTCTACACTCGGCTTATAGATGGCTATAAGCCGAGTCCTTTGCATTTGCCGGATGCTTTTTTGCCTAGACACGGCTTAGATGCATATAAGCCGAGTACCTGAAATATAGCTCTCGGCTTATAGCCTAACACACGGGAAAACGGAATTTTCCTGTAGTGCGGATGAGGCAAAACCATGCAGCGCTGCCGGTGCTTCTTTCCACTTAGCAGAGCCCGTTCTTACTAGCTCAGATACAATCAGTGCGGGTGCAGCTTGATGAGGGGCGGTGTTGTGTTCTTGCTTGGAATGGCCATGCAGGAAATGCGTAGCCAATCGCCCTTTCCAAATCTATGCCGCGGGAAAGCATCCGATGCGAGCTGCCTGACATACATTAACTACCAGACGCGAGCTCGCGCTACACTAGTTCGTTCTAGCGCCGCGAGACTCtcctcggctcctcctcctcctccgagtgTCCACCACTACCTTCCCGGAGTTGCCTATTCCCATGGCGCtctcccgccgccgcctcctcctcctctccctcgttgCCATGACGGCGGTCACTGGCACCTCCAAGGTCATCGTGACAAGGTGCTACCCGCCGCCGACGCCCCACCCCAACGGCAGGGGCGCGTTCCACCGCAGTCTTCTCTCGCTCCTCGACGACCTCCCCTCCGCCGCCGCACCGACGGGCTTCGCCTCCATGCGGACCCGCGGCGCGTTCGCCCGTGGCCTCTGCTTCGGCGACCCCGCGCCCGGCCCGTGCCTCCACTGCCTGTCCGACGCCGGCGGGAAGATCGCCGACCAGTGCGGCAAAGCGAGCCGGCGCGCGGTCTTCCTGAACGACGGCTGCTTCCTGGGCTACGCCGACACCAACGTTTCCTCCGACGGCATCGACATCGGTGCCCTCACCTTCTCCGACGACTCCGTCCCGGGCATCGACGACATCGACGTGCTGCACTTCTTGGCCGTGGCGCTGCCCCTGGTCCCGCAATCCGCGAACGGCCGGGTGCCCGCCGCCGACGCGACTGCCACGGCGAGCAACGGCGACAAGGTGCGCGTGCTGGCACAGTGCGCGCCGGACCGCGCCCCGGCGGGGTGCGACCTGTGCCTGAGTGATGCGGTGCTGCAGATGGCCACGAGCTGGGGGCTCACCGCCGACGCCGTGCAAGGAAGCGTGGCCGCGGTTCTGGGCCCAGACTGCTACCTCCGTCTCGAGATATCGGCACCGCCGCTGAGAGAGAAGATTCGTGAGTATTACTCCGGTCGGTAAATTCCATGGCGATTCCGTCTCTAACTTGTGACGCGCTGCGCTGCAGGGAGGATCGTAAAGGATCACATCTTCCTGACTGTGTTCATCTGCACCATCGTTGTCGGAGCTATCCTCGCGCTGGTAGCTCATCTCTGCAGCCTGGTGATGAGAAAGGCCGGGAATTGATGCAGCTGCAGCACCAGGTATGTACCTACGTCTCCGCCTCGTTATTGGTAAAACACACCCGCAATCTTGAGTTCTTGACATATCTATCTTTATCTCCAGCGGCGGAAGGGAAGGGAAGCCATGATCTTACCGGGAGAAGAAAGAAGCAGACTGAATAAAAGCAAAGCAAGACATGAGGGCGCTGGAGGAAGTTGGTCCGGCTCCGGCTAGCCAGCCAGCGCCATTTTATACTACTGTTACTGTTATGTTGATCTGTCCTATGAATTTGGATGCTTGGTACTCCATTTTACTACTGCTCTGTTCCGTGATCTTCCACTAATCTTCTACTGTACGTGATTGTGGAACCCCGTCGTTTGGCGCGATCCTATTGTGTGTGTGGAATCCTAATGCTGATCTTTATAAGATCTTTAGCAGATGTTGATCTCTTCTCTGTAGTTGCCtacctagctagctagctctcGATCTTTAGCAGATGTTGATCTCCTATGTATGTGTGGAAACCTAATTCAGGTATTTTCATgctgtttgagacgagaaaaatctTAATGTGCTCTCTGGGAGAAGGGAAGAGAAAGAGTATGAATTTCTCTCATGCGGAAAAGAAAAGTGTGCATAGTCGCGGGTATTCAGGTATGTACGCACATGAGCTTGCCGGCAGGCCGAGACATCCGAATACACACGTACAAAGCTAGACTACTACATCTAGCCTATGTGCATGTGGCCAGGACGTGTTACTTGCACCAAGATTTTCATGCACGTGCATGTGCACGTACGTGGGCAGCTTGCCATGCATGCTTGTGCCATGCTAAATGAATCTTGCTTTTGTATGTACTAGATCGGAAACGCGCCTTGGCGCATGGTGCCTGGCTGAACGTGTTGTCCCAGCATTTAAACAAAGCACGATACTGTTGCTAGTTGGTATGGGATGTCAAAGTCATGGCATAAGGCAAGGCAATCACATTTTTCAAATGCAAAGAAAACACGAGGAATTTTGTCAGTAGAAAAATTCATCTGGAAGTTCATAGGAAATGGAAATATATACTTGTGCCAAAAGCGAGCAAGGTCGATCAATCCACATCAAGTTTAGATAGATAGTGTACTTTTCATACAAGAAAAGAAAGCCACAACAGCAGTGTGAGACAAAGAACATATATAGTTCCACAAAAGAATATTTTTGGATACATTCACCTGATCGTCTTGACATTCGACCTTTTATACGCCACATCACATGAACCTGCTATGAGTAGTTTGTTTTGTCACTTGAAACAGATAACATTTTCCCCATTGACAACAGAGTTATGAACCTTGAAACAAACTTTTCAAAGTTTGTATTATCAATAACGGCTACCTACACGTGGTGTCGAGACCGAAGACACATAAGAGATTTCTTTCAACCTTTGACCAACCCCATAATTATTGTCGCTCTTCCGTCCACACCATTCAGCAGACAGACTTGCCCCATGGTACATCCATCACCCTGCCAACATGACACAATCCagcatccatcaccctcctttcatcAAACCATGTTCTGTTAAAAGGATAAATTGGTTAGCAGTCATACAGTCCTATTACCCATCATACAAATTACCTAAATAGTGATACCTTTGTGCTCAATGAACAATGCAGAAGACATGAACAATACATGTGTTGGTTAATAATAAAAGGTGTGCTACCAACACACTTGAAAGGCAGAAGATGTGAACAATACATAACAGGCCTTGAAATAAATCCATTTAAGAAAATTATGACTACAATTGAATGGACAGATTTAATCTGCTCCCACATGTATGTAACCGTAACATGTAGCTTGTATGGAGAAGAAAAGAAAGCAGGCCACATGATCTGAAGCAAATGAACTGAAGAAAGCAGGTCACATGATCATATTCAGAGCACAAATTAACAGAAAAGTAGGAAAGATAGCAGAACATATGTTAGTATGCTACAGATCTGCGACCTCAAAACAACCCATAAGATGGTACTAAACATGTTAGGACCCTCTTTTCCTTTTCTAATTTTATCCTTCCCCAACCATGGCTTGAGGATACCATGGTTTTACATGTACTTGAGGATGCCTGTCATTATCTAAACTGATCATGTTTAAAGTCCCTATCTGATTTAGACTAAGCAGGAGAACACTGTATGAACTTTACTACTGATGATAAGGTATCATGTACGAACTTTAATGTTCTAAAGCCGAGAATATAACATATCATGTATGAACTTTAATACTGATGATATATAGTGAAAACGAACATGTGCGAGATTACTGAATAACCTGTCAAGAATTGATAAATATGGATTGAGAAATCTGAAACCTGAGCAAGAATGGTTTAACTACAAATATATTCAATCCTTATTTGAATTTATGGCAAGTCAAGAATCTATTATGGCAAATCTTAGCATCGTATCCTTttctgtgagcactcattaattgGAATAATGAAAAGGAGGTGCACTTAATCCAAATCCACATGAATGTTTGCCTTTGTATGATGGTAGAGCCTTAAATTCGCAAACTTAAAATACGAAAGGATGAAACAATTAGCACCAAGAATTGGTCAGGTTGTACAATGACATTTTTCGAAACCAAATGCTAACACAAAGTCAATTAGTGCATAAAAGAGAGATAGCTTCTAGAAATCATACACGCCAATTTCACGGTTCAGTAGAAAAGAAACACTACAAAGTAAAAAAGCAAGGAGCAAGCATTCAgtgcagaaaaaagacaataaaaaTTGCAGGGTAAGAGGCTCACCTTGTTGCTGTAGGTTGACTTTGCTTGGGGAGGTAGTAGCTGCAGGATCGTAGGAGGAGGCTGAAGCGAGCTCGAGTCGGTCGGTGGCAGCCGGCCACAATATTTTGTCGTTTTCATGCCTGGAACACTACAACATCATGTGAATGTAAATGAAAAGTAACATTTGTGACAGTGGTGACCTGCAAGCCACGATGATGAGAGGAGAAACAGTCTAGGCAACGACCTCTCCCTACTTGCGTCGCTGCTCCAATCCAAGACATAAACAAACCTGGCAAGAGATCCAAAACATGAAATGAGCTCTCCGTCAAATCATGAAACAAGAGAAGCAGCCCCAGTAGGTCTACAGGTGCAGCGGCAAGAAGATTTTATGCATATGCAGACACACCAGATATCCCTGCATTACGAAAAAATAGTGGTTAATGGATGGACATATTACCAGCCTACCAGACAACATATATCTTTTTTCAGTTTGACATAGAAGTACATTTCTAGAGAAGAGAGATGTTATATATACTACCTCTAGAGCTCACCAAGTATAGCGATGATAGTCTGGGTCCGGGACGACCGTTTCTCTGGTGGTCTTCTCTGTTGTATCTCTCCCAAACTGTGAAGAAGGGAAGGACAAAATAGGTTACGAGTACAAGATTGAAAGTAGAGTATACTACGGAGGTAGTACTTCACAAAGATGTTTGTGAGCTAACGAGAGATACTATTGGTGTGGTTCGCTGGTGCTTCCGGCCATGTCTCCTCGTACCAGCAAAATAAGAAAAGCCTAAATGTCCCCTTCCTTGGAACCTAGCTAGACTAAAAGCAACAAAACACAAATACTCCACCAagggcaaatttgacaattttaaCCTGTGGATAAAATCATTTCACAAAATAAACTCTTTTTAAAAGAAATTCACTCAGCTGACCTTTTTGAATGGCGCCCGACACGAAGGCGTCACACTACACTGTGTAACGCCTGACTGGCAGGCGCTACACGCCTGACCAGCGTAGCATCCCGGACTGCCGAAAAATTACTAAGTCAATGTGCAacgcctaagagctaggcgccacactatacagtgtagcgcctagaCCCTAGGCGTTGCACTATGCAGTTGCCGCTGCTTGCAGGCGCGCAGCAAACACAGGGCTACAAAACTGCTAGCACTAGTAGTAGTACTCCAACGAGACAAGAAAGCTGCTTGCCGCAGCAGGTGCAGCTGCATGCACTGCTATTCCATCCATCCAATCCTTGATGCAGCTGTTGCAACGTACAGGGAGTAAAGAGAGGGCTGCTGCGCGTGTATCCGTTCCGGCCTATCTGAAAAGACGTGATACCCAGCTGCTGCATGCGATGCATGGAGATGGAGGCGAAGTTCCTTGCGCTGGCTTGAGGCGACGTACGTGCAGTGCAGCGCAGCTGTGCAGGATCTAGTCAATACGTATAGTGCAACGCCCGGAGTCTAGGCCCTGCACaatatagtgtggcgcctagctcttaggcgctgCACATTTACTTAGTAATTTTTACGCAGTTTAGGGTGCGACGCTGGCCAGGCGTGTAGCGCCTGTCAGTcaggcgttgcacagtgtagtgtggcgcctcCGTGTCGGGCGTTACTCAAAAAGGTCAGCTGAGTGAATTTTTTTTAAAGGAAGTTCATTTTGTGAAATGATTTCATCCATAGGTCAAAATTGCCAAATTTGCCTCCACCAAGGGAGAAGCACCAATTGCAGGCACTACCAGACCAGACAAAGAGGAAAAGACCTTTGGCCTTTACCAGATGCAGGACAAACAACAAATGGCCCATGCTGGCCAAACACACAACACTTGGCCATGCCGCCGTATACCTAGCACTCTAATACGAGAGGacaaaaggaggagaagaagaggggttAACCTCAGATCCATGAACGAAGACGCAACCGGGTCAGATCAAAGGAGGCATCGGCAACACCCGACGAATCTGCGAGGAAAACAAGGGGAAATCAGAGGTGAGGAGAAGCTAGCAGCCAACAAgagcacatacatacacatatacctgCAAATCGATGACCACAACAGCAGATCGACAGAGACCTGCATGCAAACAAGATCACAAATCAACTAAGAACAACGTGGAAAACTAACACGCGAAGAGGAAAGGCAACTCACCTCGACCGACCCCACCTTGCTTCGCCGCTCCCTCCTGCGCGCGTCCTACCTCACTCACGAGGGCCGGCGCCGAGCCGCGCTTTTCCTGATGAGCACCAAGGGGGCGTGGAGGAGGAAACGGCCCGACAACGCGAGGGCGagcagaggcggaggcggcggcgcgagggcgaGCAGAGACAGAGGCGGTGGCGGCAGCGCGAGGGCAAGcacaggcggaggcggcggcgcgaggatgagCAGAGGCGGAGGCGAGAGGGCGAGCGTGCGAGCGTGGGTTCACAGAGGAGATCGAGacagggagaggaggaggtgggaaCCGGACAAATGAGAGGACGAAAGGATGGGCCGCCACCCTCCCCCACCCCATAGCCGCACGAGCGAACCGCCGCACGACACGCATCCCCTGGAAGCGAAAAAGACCAAAATACCCTTGGCGGGGGCAGGATATAATGTGCGGTGGCAACGAGATCTTTTACCGCTGGAGCGTGCCGACGGGCTGCCCGGGACGTGCCATAGCCACAGAgaatgtgtcacgcccaatatgcgaccctattcaaaaggaactcgaaggtcccactaggatagacccgcatattgaaacgcttttgcaaggtggatatcattacatcaacattacataatagatggggatacatacataaggcatacaatgccacacgaatacaacatcacaatacaacagagcaccatccgactacggatgaaacacaaacagaaactcaaacgacatccaccctgctagcccaggctgctgacctggaacctatcccctgatcgaagaagaagcagaagaagaactcgaaaacaagcaaacatcgctctcgcgtcatgatcatcgcataacctgtacctgcaactgttgttgtagtaatctgtgagccacgaggactcagcaatcccattatcatgggtattaagactagcaaagcttaaaaggaaaggaaggggtaaagtggtgaggttgcagcagcgactaagcatatatggtggctaacatatgcaaataagagcgagaagagagcaaaaggaacggtcgtgaaactagcaatgatcaagaagtgatcctgaactcctacttacgtcaaacataacccagaaaccgtgttcacttcccggactccgccgaaaagagaccatcacggctacacacacggttgatgcgttttaattcggatctggtgtcaagttatctacaaccggacattaacaaattcccatctgcctataaccacaggcacggctttcaaaagattataccctgcaggggtgtcccaacttagcccatgataagctctcacgatcaacgaaggatataccttctcccaggaagacccgatcagactcggaatcccggtttacaagactttttgacaatggtaaaacaagaccagcaaagccgcccgatgcgccgacaaatcccgataggagctgcacatatctcgttctcagggaaacaccggataagactagctacgagtaaaaccaaccctcaagttgccccgaggtggccccgcaggcagctcagttcgaaccaacacttagactagcactggcctgggggggggctaaaataaagatgaccctcgggttggccgacccaagggaaaggtatcggtggtggtgaagcaaatggtaaaaccaaggttgggccttactggaggagttttattcaaagcgaactatcaagggggtcccataaatcacccaaccgcgtaaggaacgcaaaatccgggaacataacaccggtatgacggaaactagggcggcaagagtggaacaaaacaccaggcataaggccgagtcttccaccctttaccaagtatatagatgcattaataatataagagatattgtgatatccccaaccaaaatcctgtccaccatggagcaatcttcaacttcacctgcaactagcaatgctataagagggctgagcaaagcggtaacatagcgaagcaacggtttgcataggaaaggtgtcaaaggttagaggttcatggcaatatgggaggcttgatgagcaaaagataggtaacgcagcatagcgatagaacgaagcaactagcatagcaatgatagtagtgagatccagggtagcggtcatcttgcttgaaatcccgcaaggaagaagaacgagtccatgaagaagatgaagccacgaagacgaaccaagcatagacgaacgaatcctcacgatcgcaacgaaacaggaactatcgagaagaagcacacaacatagtaaacacaccacacatatacaagagatgattcacaaacaagtatgatgcatgacaaggctacatgaagctactcatggcaagagatgatgcaaacaagagcaacacatcaagggaagtttaaatgaggccgggaacaacatataacaattccggtaagtcctcatatgcatatttggaaattggtccatatctgaataaaccttatgttcaagttgttaaacagcaagttaagatgcacaaagatgatctacacgagattctagtcaagttacatataaagttcatttagttcggagctacggcctagaagatatgagcaaaacaagttaaacatggcattgatgcaaaatgcatacaaacatcaagcaaacacctcaaaacatggatgcaacatgataaaatgaagctacatgcaattctaagcaagtttcatatagagcacactcaaaacggagcaacggttcaacacacacacactatacgtcatagcaacaatctgtccaaaacagcaactaggcatattgcaagcatcaaaacaacatgctacaacaccccaacatgagaacaaaaggcatggacatgatgtacaggtaaaacataacaaaacatgaacactgagctatctccagaaatcactataacatgctcaaacacacatggcaagattgcaaataataacagttcagactttgcagaaaataacatcaggttgcaatgtttagagctattaaacaacatgttacaggaacttatcatggcaaacaaaggcatggcatgaatctactaaatgtatagaacaaaagtcccttactgaccatgagccaaaaaggatcagaaaatatgatggcacccacgtaaatatggcaagttataatacagattcatacatggcaggaacagaattatgaaggcatgttgatgagcttgtgcaactctctacagggtaaaacatggcatggcaaggcaaccaacagtaagaagacatgattatgaagctaagaatggcaatagcaagtccatagggtgcatggaacactagcaacaatcatggcaacaactgaactcaatgttaacaggctaacggcaacattatttagcaactttggagcaagatatgaacaactacaacaagctataaatgcaaccaggggcatgaatggatagagcatgacatgtagaacaaaacacaattagtgaacatctccagattatgcatagaatgattagtagcagcaggtttacatagcatcacgaaataacagattcagcctagcaaaacagtaacagcaagtaccctacttaacaagctcgaatcactcaccacaagtcattgcatgacaagataagtatagcatcagcaagaagacatgtttatgaaataaaccaagtcaagaacaagtccatagtatgcaaggatcaactacaacaaccttggaaaaattgaataacatgtaaacaatccgcTAGGAAACATTTTggggcaaaagtagagcacgaaaatgacatgataggctactccataattgcaaataggggcatgaatggctagataataaccatatgttcaaaacatccttactgaagtatctcaaaatatgcatggatctctctgtagcatcaggtttacatggcatcaaaataacagcagaacagggactaaaatcagcaatatcacgaagcctagtttgcatgcttgtgctattcatcacattgatcacaaaaatacatggtaagcacctctgtaaagatggcatggcatgttggggaacgtagcagaaattcaaaaattttcttacgtaacaccaagatctatctatggagagaccagcaacgagtagaaaggaggagtgcatctacatacccttgtagatcgctaagcggaagcgttcaagtgaacggggttgatggagtcgtactcatcgtgattcagatcaccgatgatcctagtgccgaacggacggcacctccgcgttcaacacacgtacagctcgacgatgtctcccacgccttgatccagcaaggagagagggagaggttgaggaagactccatccagcagcagcacaacggcgtggtggtggtggaggagcgtggcaatcctgcagggcttcaccgagcacctacgggagaggagatgtgtcacgggagggagggaggcaaccaaaggccttgggtatgattgctcctccttttccccactatatatagggccaagggagaggggggaggcgcagccttgccccctcctccaaggaaggggtgcggctaaggatgg is a window of Triticum dicoccoides isolate Atlit2015 ecotype Zavitan chromosome 2B, WEW_v2.0, whole genome shotgun sequence DNA encoding:
- the LOC119368092 gene encoding probable cysteine-rich repeat secretory protein 6 produces the protein MALSRRRLLLLSLVAMTAVTGTSKVIVTRCYPPPTPHPNGRGAFHRSLLSLLDDLPSAAAPTGFASMRTRGAFARGLCFGDPAPGPCLHCLSDAGGKIADQCGKASRRAVFLNDGCFLGYADTNVSSDGIDIGALTFSDDSVPGIDDIDVLHFLAVALPLVPQSANGRVPAADATATASNGDKVRVLAQCAPDRAPAGCDLCLSDAVLQMATSWGLTADAVQGSVAAVLGPDCYLRLEISAPPLREKIRRIVKDHIFLTVFICTIVVGAILALVAHLCSLVMRKAGN